Proteins co-encoded in one Ananas comosus cultivar F153 linkage group 15, ASM154086v1, whole genome shotgun sequence genomic window:
- the LOC109721795 gene encoding uncharacterized protein LOC109721795 isoform X1, with protein MERERRRRRRPTAEEVIARLRDDGDFDSLRLRITRKVKENEELRNSILAEVKQSVVLNEEGSEKLKMRELSDAIYQELGSKIMGQISDEVWNIIKSSETEIRQTVELVYNRLVNPEENIEKKEAHASPRKKHRISDQENHDSPAKPSNCEPNVLDENELNEPPGFVPSVQHSGTNRKSESPRLLHEEKPRLHEEEMVDPPPGFSPCSDQSALPRGVIDEDPDVPPGFG; from the exons ATGGagcgggagcggcggcggcggcggcgccccaCGGCGGAGGAGGTGATCGCGAGGCTGAGGGACGATGGCGACTTCGACTCGCTCCGCCTCAGAATCACCCGCAAGGTCAAGGAGAAT GAAGAACTGCGGAACAGCATATTGGCAGAGGTTAAGCAATCGGTGGTACTAAATgaagaaggctctgaaaaactgAAAATGAGAGAGCTTTCAGATGCTATATATCAAGAGCTTGG GAGCAAAATTATGGGCCAAATTTCCGATGAGGTGTGGAACATTATAAAGTCAAGCGAGACAGAGATCAGACAAACAGTGGAACTGGTCTACAATAGGTTAGTGAATCCAGAGGAGAacatagaaaagaaagaagctCATGCTTCTCCACGAAAAAAGCACCGAATCAGTGACCAAGAGAATCACGATTCACCGGCAAAACCTTCTAATTGTGAACCAAATGTTTTGGATGAGAATGAACTAAATGAACCGCCGGGATTCGTTCCAAGTGTTCAGCATAGTGGCACGAATCGTAAATCAGAGAGCCCGCGGCTTCTTCATGAGGAGAAGCCACGATTACATGAGGAGGAGATGGTTGATCCGCCACCTGGCTTCAGTCCTTGTAGTGATCAGAGTGCTTTACCCAGAGGTGTCATCGATGAGGATCCGGATGTTCCTCCTGGATTTGGGTGA
- the LOC109721615 gene encoding uncharacterized protein LOC109721615, translating into MASCSRKKKSESDSFLADVRDHIDEFIHASMDEHKSCFQKTIQKMFGMSKVVAERAERASETKEIESSLPLRTTVSQ; encoded by the exons ATGGCCTCCTGCAGCAGAAAGAAGAAATCGGAGAGCGACAGTTTTCTCGCCGATGTGAGGGACCACATCGACGAATTCATTCATGCATCAATGGATGAGCACAAAAGTTGCTTTCAGAAGACCATCCAGAAG ATGTTCGGAATGTCGAAAGTTGTAGCGGAAAGAGCGGAAAGAGCTTCTGAGACGAAGGAAATCGAGAGCTCTCTGCCCCTTCGGACAACTGTTTCTCAGTAG
- the LOC109721725 gene encoding maf-like protein DDB_G0281937 isoform X2, giving the protein MASSSSSTSCVFKIILGSSSASRRQILSEMGYDFTIMSADIDEKEIRREKAEDLVMVLAKAKADAIISRLRSNGFNQGGSEPTLLITADQVVVHGGAIREKPSSAEEAREFIKGYSGGHASTVGSVLVTNLKTGIQKGGLDIAEIYFHKIPDEVIENLIKEGSVLYVAGGLMVEHPLTSPFVEAIVGTIDSVMGLPKALTEKLIREALEKTPRT; this is encoded by the exons atggcttcttcttcttcctccaccTCTTGTGTTTTCAAG ATAATATTGGGCTCATCATCGGCGTCGCGGCGACAAATTCTATCGGAGATGGGTTACGATTTCACTATCATG AGCGCGGATATTGATGAGAAGGAGATTCGGAGGGAAAAAGCGGAGGATTTGGTGATGGTTTTGGCCAAAGCTAAG GCCGATGCGATAATATCAAGGCTTCGGAGCAATGGTTTTAATCAAGGTGGTTCTGAGCCGACGCTCTTGATTACTGCTGACCAA GTTGTGGTCCATGGAGGGGCGATTAGAGAAAAACCGAGCAGTGCTGAAGAAGCACGAGAATTTATCAAAG GTTACTCTGGAGGTCATGCATCGACCGTCGGATCTGTGCTCGTTACAAATCTGAAGACTGGTATCCAAAAGGGAGGATTGGATATAGCTGAA ATATACTTTCACAAAATACCCGATGAGGTTATTGAGAATTTG ATTAAGGAGGGGAGTGTTCTTTATGTTGCTGGTGGCCTGATGGTTGAACATCCTTTAACCTCACCATTTGTCGAAGCAATC GTTGGGACAATAGATAGCGTGATGGGGCTTCCGAAGGCCCTCACAGAGAAACTTATCCGAGAAGCCCTTGAAAAGACTCCAAGGACCTAG
- the LOC109721795 gene encoding uncharacterized protein LOC109721795 isoform X2, translated as MPSSLKLELTGHSSVSTLTKARTPHEEELRNSILAEVKQSVVLNEEGSEKLKMRELSDAIYQELGSKIMGQISDEVWNIIKSSETEIRQTVELVYNRLVNPEENIEKKEAHASPRKKHRISDQENHDSPAKPSNCEPNVLDENELNEPPGFVPSVQHSGTNRKSESPRLLHEEKPRLHEEEMVDPPPGFSPCSDQSALPRGVIDEDPDVPPGFG; from the exons ATGCCCTCAAGCCTCAAACTGGAACTCACAGGCCATTCTTCGGTGTCGACACTAACAAAGGCAAGAACTCCTCATGAG GAAGAACTGCGGAACAGCATATTGGCAGAGGTTAAGCAATCGGTGGTACTAAATgaagaaggctctgaaaaactgAAAATGAGAGAGCTTTCAGATGCTATATATCAAGAGCTTGG GAGCAAAATTATGGGCCAAATTTCCGATGAGGTGTGGAACATTATAAAGTCAAGCGAGACAGAGATCAGACAAACAGTGGAACTGGTCTACAATAGGTTAGTGAATCCAGAGGAGAacatagaaaagaaagaagctCATGCTTCTCCACGAAAAAAGCACCGAATCAGTGACCAAGAGAATCACGATTCACCGGCAAAACCTTCTAATTGTGAACCAAATGTTTTGGATGAGAATGAACTAAATGAACCGCCGGGATTCGTTCCAAGTGTTCAGCATAGTGGCACGAATCGTAAATCAGAGAGCCCGCGGCTTCTTCATGAGGAGAAGCCACGATTACATGAGGAGGAGATGGTTGATCCGCCACCTGGCTTCAGTCCTTGTAGTGATCAGAGTGCTTTACCCAGAGGTGTCATCGATGAGGATCCGGATGTTCCTCCTGGATTTGGGTGA
- the LOC109721725 gene encoding maf-like protein DDB_G0281937 isoform X1, with the protein MASSSSSTSCVFKIILGSSSASRRQILSEMGYDFTIMSADIDEKEIRREKAEDLVMVLAKAKADAIISRLRSNGFNQGGSEPTLLITADQFLHFVEVVVHGGAIREKPSSAEEAREFIKGYSGGHASTVGSVLVTNLKTGIQKGGLDIAEIYFHKIPDEVIENLIKEGSVLYVAGGLMVEHPLTSPFVEAIVGTIDSVMGLPKALTEKLIREALEKTPRT; encoded by the exons atggcttcttcttcttcctccaccTCTTGTGTTTTCAAG ATAATATTGGGCTCATCATCGGCGTCGCGGCGACAAATTCTATCGGAGATGGGTTACGATTTCACTATCATG AGCGCGGATATTGATGAGAAGGAGATTCGGAGGGAAAAAGCGGAGGATTTGGTGATGGTTTTGGCCAAAGCTAAG GCCGATGCGATAATATCAAGGCTTCGGAGCAATGGTTTTAATCAAGGTGGTTCTGAGCCGACGCTCTTGATTACTGCTGACCAA TTTTTGCATTTTGTGGAGGTTGTGGTCCATGGAGGGGCGATTAGAGAAAAACCGAGCAGTGCTGAAGAAGCACGAGAATTTATCAAAG GTTACTCTGGAGGTCATGCATCGACCGTCGGATCTGTGCTCGTTACAAATCTGAAGACTGGTATCCAAAAGGGAGGATTGGATATAGCTGAA ATATACTTTCACAAAATACCCGATGAGGTTATTGAGAATTTG ATTAAGGAGGGGAGTGTTCTTTATGTTGCTGGTGGCCTGATGGTTGAACATCCTTTAACCTCACCATTTGTCGAAGCAATC GTTGGGACAATAGATAGCGTGATGGGGCTTCCGAAGGCCCTCACAGAGAAACTTATCCGAGAAGCCCTTGAAAAGACTCCAAGGACCTAG
- the LOC109721795 gene encoding uncharacterized protein LOC109721795 isoform X3, which produces MPSSLKLELTGHSSVSTLTKEELRNSILAEVKQSVVLNEEGSEKLKMRELSDAIYQELGSKIMGQISDEVWNIIKSSETEIRQTVELVYNRLVNPEENIEKKEAHASPRKKHRISDQENHDSPAKPSNCEPNVLDENELNEPPGFVPSVQHSGTNRKSESPRLLHEEKPRLHEEEMVDPPPGFSPCSDQSALPRGVIDEDPDVPPGFG; this is translated from the exons ATGCCCTCAAGCCTCAAACTGGAACTCACAGGCCATTCTTCGGTGTCGACACTAACAAAG GAAGAACTGCGGAACAGCATATTGGCAGAGGTTAAGCAATCGGTGGTACTAAATgaagaaggctctgaaaaactgAAAATGAGAGAGCTTTCAGATGCTATATATCAAGAGCTTGG GAGCAAAATTATGGGCCAAATTTCCGATGAGGTGTGGAACATTATAAAGTCAAGCGAGACAGAGATCAGACAAACAGTGGAACTGGTCTACAATAGGTTAGTGAATCCAGAGGAGAacatagaaaagaaagaagctCATGCTTCTCCACGAAAAAAGCACCGAATCAGTGACCAAGAGAATCACGATTCACCGGCAAAACCTTCTAATTGTGAACCAAATGTTTTGGATGAGAATGAACTAAATGAACCGCCGGGATTCGTTCCAAGTGTTCAGCATAGTGGCACGAATCGTAAATCAGAGAGCCCGCGGCTTCTTCATGAGGAGAAGCCACGATTACATGAGGAGGAGATGGTTGATCCGCCACCTGGCTTCAGTCCTTGTAGTGATCAGAGTGCTTTACCCAGAGGTGTCATCGATGAGGATCCGGATGTTCCTCCTGGATTTGGGTGA
- the LOC109721725 gene encoding maf-like protein DDB_G0281937 isoform X3 produces MGYDFTIMSADIDEKEIRREKAEDLVMVLAKAKADAIISRLRSNGFNQGGSEPTLLITADQFLHFVEVVVHGGAIREKPSSAEEAREFIKGYSGGHASTVGSVLVTNLKTGIQKGGLDIAEIYFHKIPDEVIENLIKEGSVLYVAGGLMVEHPLTSPFVEAIVGTIDSVMGLPKALTEKLIREALEKTPRT; encoded by the exons ATGGGTTACGATTTCACTATCATG AGCGCGGATATTGATGAGAAGGAGATTCGGAGGGAAAAAGCGGAGGATTTGGTGATGGTTTTGGCCAAAGCTAAG GCCGATGCGATAATATCAAGGCTTCGGAGCAATGGTTTTAATCAAGGTGGTTCTGAGCCGACGCTCTTGATTACTGCTGACCAA TTTTTGCATTTTGTGGAGGTTGTGGTCCATGGAGGGGCGATTAGAGAAAAACCGAGCAGTGCTGAAGAAGCACGAGAATTTATCAAAG GTTACTCTGGAGGTCATGCATCGACCGTCGGATCTGTGCTCGTTACAAATCTGAAGACTGGTATCCAAAAGGGAGGATTGGATATAGCTGAA ATATACTTTCACAAAATACCCGATGAGGTTATTGAGAATTTG ATTAAGGAGGGGAGTGTTCTTTATGTTGCTGGTGGCCTGATGGTTGAACATCCTTTAACCTCACCATTTGTCGAAGCAATC GTTGGGACAATAGATAGCGTGATGGGGCTTCCGAAGGCCCTCACAGAGAAACTTATCCGAGAAGCCCTTGAAAAGACTCCAAGGACCTAG